Proteins from a single region of Pungitius pungitius chromosome 4, fPunPun2.1, whole genome shotgun sequence:
- the ahctf1 gene encoding protein ELYS isoform X3, with product MHDLTAQVTSSLLPFPEVTKDALGEDEITLDSVLHGKFTVGRSGLAWLACGPHLEVVHAVTGERLSAYCFSGGGEHPPCVRAARDFSWLKRSGLLVGLEEAEGSVLCLYDLGLSRVVKAVVIPGRITAIEPLVSYGGASTSTQHLHQSLRWFFGIAAVITDLGHVLLVDLCLDDLSCSQSELESSDLQVVTKSPAEIPRLREVSTRQGRHLCLQLNGPSGVGATALQYISRTNQLAVGFSDGNLRLWNMKTLKKEYHSQLEGGRVPVHAFTFQEPENDPRNCCYLWAVQSSQDLEGDIVSLRLLQMAFSERKCLSSGKILYEGLEYCEERYSQELSGTAFPLRAHATNTRLLSCRTIEKFRPHPDRDDSMNEVASPDTSVSIFSWQVKAYGQGTPSTYIGVFDINRWYHAQMPDSLRTGESLQNCPYLAVWSLEPVVQMVSQHVLLDVVVNDRSLSRGLPFTCPPPEQYFNPTTYNFDATCLLNSGIVHLTCSGFQKETLSFLKKAAPCSSDIISTSYSRCLMSGLLSSRLADTQASSLSQEEQLDAILSTAVETSSLGMITGCIKQWTAEEQPGSALNLRYILDWAWNKVVQTKEELDGICAPLFDSSSNFTDPQTLQLLQHSQRLLSNLSTIFHCLLSEAQELTQKGLVGLINKNMVSSLISKYAQVVLWFCRTGLLPEGSDDDALQISRPFYTHSVISNYYTIRREELTRLAKGKWCADCLMIDGLVGQCGERLTNLWKRDEGGTGKYPPPTLHALLDIYLLENIDEAAKNAIVIYLLLDVMYSFPNKEGASVESFPPAFAIPIGLVKLVQGLWLLDHRDHQSSFELLLHPAASHCQFEWQHERVLQALMCQSQHSVALRYFHVTKPPISSTSQAKLCLSVLLHNRCLVEAWSLLRQHSNRLNMEELLGFMYESCQELGLIKELLKLPLGLTEQESLEKFLQGTGGLQNRELLMVHYLQQAKYIPALQLNHSLKMNLVNERDPKLKERSNTRNSILDLYGKVLPKVQRKLAIERAKPYQHPYAVHREVCRPQPLSTISKRSASEKVMSRAGFINNVLTKIEEVWLGKGATPLSSPAKSSWSADAQSPKPSSMVLSDPFLGTPITKSSKRRSRLMDLVVHPSCQTPRPLLSSPRPPSSWVSPKSVSKAPELSLLQTPQVVKRARALAASGPVFSAFTPQSILRSSLRPTPVATPSASPGRSITPPLRSKESRITFIEEEESPEPAKGIRWTNGMAAEGAINLLTRGSMRSKTSNKTWSSKPAEKEEEEPPRVMSLPPEGGIPSPQLSCFESKSPSIYEAPAGTRPSDATQAQLSLSFDTSELSVRSTDTTLEFYDAPLPHTSEAQDVKEVHTAAEMEDQVVTVNIKGLAENMQPPESTSAPAEQTPLLLLTSEDIEGGEEEEEEEVEENETIEDVIEIGLEEENKNEEHVQSEEPDELQSIEDAATLPQVEISIPHQVCNQVSETTDYQTGPEVESPDFRVGQDVQTEATEATEATKFTEYLEISAAPEPTNEPEEDLEQSTDLTEFVQRHLFGNDFSLTRSGIHNTSQTQTSFNNESQGEVEEEVQAGVEAPTVSTNPISTASVTSSEPTGTDSHSVVSVNDSEELSSPVSEEEEEDEESDQAEEEEEDDEEEEDNDEEEEDSGSEVEIIEEVQGNGRLPPLQPGSAFEQGHTHFLPSLSEQEAAEFSLISPGLEMKMVEEDMGQVVMVRLGADEEGMEVGDDEDQGSSYLELKPSTTLLVPLELVEGEAGLLESSQLGPPEFQQAIGPDDPRSETPSGFSLMLDLDEDRDEEADTLPMENELPSSSPPILSPAVEAMDDLEDKSEVNLLETDDQDPPQSGEVPEEDERKEMATVDGIEVDGITESELFDVPTENTKANHEAEDAKEPSDAQFVRFVEVHEPAGLSVTEPTPLGEVPAVMLAEDQEPDALTLSEPSPGEEVSAVLLAHDCEPEFFLVSGPNADQQLPTEVFAEDHEPEDVSLSATSPVGELPEEVLAEDHEPEGVSLSETTPVGEVAALLLADVQEPEVPLVSGPTPIGALHAVVDEEDAPAGKDAADEDDNKPPPPTVDQEETEANGNVDMDTDKAPSTETATVVEDKQQDNKALAGTEEDVGEETKMENKTRRTTRGRQSKDTDVKEEKLVMEEQPVPETPTSQRKKRAPPTPTRRTTRGRTVTFISPLAEEPEEDGTNEELGTSAILLASPSRTPRKRKQNKETNVQASTPRRSARNAPLQLPQDQIEEDDAMDHDTAVVSTSRASSPARRQVSHRASTRTGPRTQSEDDEEPEGEVKGTKASRRTSSRTPTPAKRRTTQGDTPRRSSRRPLSTSEAKPTTLEMLEEEEKQEEDFASPVKLDSKESRTEPAEAQPSVLEEEEEEERKKPASPGRATRQSNRITLNVYPQSAKKIRGETTVENVKESSVLLQPELDSSNSRRPTRSKLWDHPEEEHPLLDSPLEVDSETPVADALIKRLQDEEAKEEGGLVLTKMLRTSKRSTKSSVGEVHSLLPLKDDLDPEPEESSPGEHSFIYSPSRRKTRANRAESPFPSEESTAPVTRSRRRVGKESSAAPHQEIASEEDLVEVEKAQGVSKTSKAGKRAAKSKAVLEPPPVAEVHLISPLPSPAEPIPRALKRIIEGEAPTSSMNLRRKRVMDTVLKKPVTRRKKL from the exons ATGCATGACCTGACTGCCCAAGTCACCAGCAGCCTGCTGCCTTTCCCAGAAGTGACTAAAGATGCTCTAGGGGAGGATGAGATCACACTAGACTCTGTGCTTCATGGGAAGTTCACTGTTG gCCGCAGTGGGCTGGCCTGGCTGGCCTGTGGTCCCCATTTGGAGGTTGTCCACGCAGTGACAGGAGAACGCCTGTCTGCGTACTGCTTCAGTGGCGGAGGCGAGCACCCACCCTGCGTACGGGCAGCCAGGGACTTCAGCTGGCTCAAACG GTCTGGATTACTGGTTGGATTGGAGGAAGCAGAGGGCAGTGTACTATGCCTCTATGACTTGGGACTGTCAAGGGTGGTTAAAGCGGTGGTTATACCGGGCAGG ATTACAGCCATTGAGCCATTAGTAAGTTATGGCGGAGCGAGCACCTCCACCCAGCATCTTCACCAGAGTCTGCGCTGGTTCTTTGGTATCGCTGCCGTAATAACAGATCTGGGTCATGTTCTGCTTGTGGACCTCTGCCTGGATGACCTGTCCTGTAGCCAAAGTGAACTGGAGTCTTCAG ACCTGCAGGTAGTGACCAAATCTCCTGCAGAGATCCCCCGGTTGAGAGAAGTCAGCACCAGGCAGGGCCGCCATCTTTGTCTCCAGCTTAATGGCCCCAGTGGAGTTGGAGCCACGGCTCTGCAGTATATCTCCCGGACCAACCAGCTGGCAGTGGGATTTTCAGATGGAAACTTACGGCTGTGGAACATGAAAACTCTGAAGAAGGA ATACCACTCCCAGTTAGAGGGTGGCAGGGTGCCTGTGCATGCCTTCACCTTCCAGGAGCCAGAAAATGACCCCAGGAACTGTTGCTACCTCTGGGCTGTGCAGTCCTCTCAGGACCT CGAGGGAGATATTGTCAGCCTCCGCCTGCTTCAGATGGCCTTCAGTGAAAGGAAATGTCTGTCTTCTGGCAAGATCCTCTATGAG GGTCTGGAGTACTGTGAGGAGCGGTACAGTCAGGAGTTGAGTGGCACAGCCTTCCCTCTCAGGGCCCACGCAACCAACACCCGCCTGCTGAGCTGCCGGACCATCGAGAAGTTCCGACCCCACCCTGACCGGGATGACAGCATGAACGAAG TTGCATCCCCGGACACTAGTGTGTCTATCTTCAGCTGGCAAGTCAAGGCCTATGGCCAGGGAACCCCTTCGACCTACATCGGGGTTTTTGACATCAACCGTTGGTATCACGCCCAGATGCCGGATTCTTTGAG AACGGGAGAGTCTCTGCAAAATTGTCCCTACCTGGCAGTTTGGTCTCTGGAGCCGGTGGTGCAGATGGTGTCACAACATGTCCTCCTGGATGTCGTGGTGAACGACCGCAGCCTGAGCAGGGGTCTGCCCTTCACCTGCCCCCCTCCAGAACAGTACTTTAACCCAACCACGTATAACTTTG ATGCTACGTGCCTGCTCAACTCTGGAATTGTGCACTTAACCTGCTCTGGCTTTCAGAAAGAG ACCCTGAGCTTTTTAAAGAAGGCTGCTCCTTgttccagtgacatcatctccACTAGCTACTCCCGCTGCCTCATGtccggccttctctcctccCGCCTGGCTGACACTCAGGCTTCCAGCCTCTCtcag gaggagcagctggatgcCATCTTGTCAACAGCGGTGGAGACCAGCTCGCTGGGAATGATCACTGGCTGTATCAAGCAGTGGACTGCAGAAG AGCAACCAGGATCTGCACTGAACCTGCGCTACATTCTCGATTGGGCCtggaacaaagtggttcagaccAAGGAGGAACTCGATGGCATCT GTGCACCCTTGTTTGACAGCTCATCCAACTTCACAGACCCTCAgaccctgcagctgctgcagcacagcCAGCGGCTGCTCAGTAACCTCAGTACCATCTTCCACTGTCTGCTCAGTGAAGCCCAGGAGCTCACACAAAAAG GCTTGGTGGGTCTGATAAATAAGAACATGGTGTCCAGTCTGATTTCCAAGTACGCGCAGGTGGTGCTCTGGTTCTGTCGTACCGGTCTACTACCTGAAGGCTCAG ACGATGACGCTCTCCAGATCTCTCGTCCTTTCTACACTCACTCGGTCATCAGTAACTATTATACTATACGCAGAGAGGAGCTCACTAGGCTGGCTAA GGGCAAGTGGTGCGCAGACTGCCTGATGATTGACGGTTTGGTAGGCCAGTGTGGGGAACGCTTGACCAACCTCTGGAAGAGAGATGAGGGCGGTACTGGGAAATATCCACCACCTACATTGCAT GCCCTGTTGGACATTTATCTACTGGAAAATATTGATGAAGCTGCTAAAAATGCAATT GTGATTTACCTGTTGCTCGATGTTATGTACTCCTTCCCCAATAAGGAGGGAGCATCAGTGGAGTCTTTCCCCCCAGCCTTTGCAATCCCTATTGGACTTGTGAAACTAGTACAAGGCCTCTGGCTGCTGGACCATCGTGACCACCAG AGTTCTTTTGAGTTGCTCCTGCATCCAGCTGCCTCTCATTGTCAGTTCGAGTGGCAGCACGAGCGTGTCCTACAAGCACTGATGTGCCAGAGCCAACACTCGGTAGCACTAAGATACTTCCACGTTACAAAGCCGCCAATTTCTTCTACCTCCCAGGCCAAGCTCTGTTTGTCTGTACTACTACACAACAG GTGTCTCGTAGAAGCGTGGTCGCTACTACGGCAGCACTCGAATCGCCTCAACATGGAAGAGCTGCTGGGCTTCATGTATGAGAGCTGCCAGGAGCTGGGCCTCATTAAGGAGCTGCTCAAACTGCCCCTGGGCCTCACCGAGCAG GAGAGTTTGGAGAAGTTTCTCCAGGGTACAGGCGGTCTCCAGAACAGAGAACTACTGATGGTCCATTACCTTCAGCAGGCCAAGTACATCCCCGCCCTGCAGCTCAACCACAGCCTCAAGATGAACCTGGTG aATGAGCGAGACCCAAAGCTTAAAGAGCGGTCCAACACCAGAAACTCAATATTGGATCTTTATGGCAAGGTGTTGCCCAAAGTCCAGAGGAAACTAGCAATCGAGAGAGCAAAGCCCTACCAGCATCCCTACGCTGTCCACCGAGAAG TTTGTCGGCCGCAGCCACTGTCGACCATCAGCAAACGCTCCGCCAGCGAGAAGGTGATGTCCAGGGCCGGCTTCATCAACAACGTCCTGACCAAGATTGAGGAGGTGTGGTTAGGCAAAGGAGCTACACCACTGTCCTCCCCAGCCAAGAG CTCCTGGTCAGCTGATGCTCAAAGTCCCAAACCCTCCTCCATGGTCCTTTCTGATCCCTTCCTGGGAACTCCAATTACCAAGAGCTCCAAACGGAGGTCAAG GCTGATGGACCTGGTGGTTCACCCCTCCTGTCAGACCCCGCGGCCTCTTCTCAGTTCCCCCAGACCTCCAAGTTCCTGGGTTTCTCCAAAGAGCGTCAGCAAAGCCCCTGAACTCAGTCTGCTGCAAACACCGCAGGTCGTCAAG CGAGCTCGGGCCTTGGCTGCTTCTGGCCCCGTGTTCTCAGCCTTCACTCCCCAGTCCATCCTGCGCAGCAGCCTAAGGCCCACACCGGTCGCCACCCCGTCTGCTTCTCCAGGACGCTCCATCACCCCCCCACTCCGCAGCAAAGAGAGTCGGATCACCTTCATTGAAGAGGAAGAATCTCCTGAACCGGCGAAAGGCATCCGATGGACCAATGGG ATGGCAGCGGAAGGTGCGATTAACCTGCTGACCAGAGGCTCCATGCGATCCAAGACTTCAAACAAGACCTGGTCCTCAAAGCCTGccgagaaggaggaagaggaaccgCCTCGTGTCATGTCCTTGCCTCCAGAAGGGGGTATCCCCTCCCCACAGCTGAGCTGCTTCGAGAGCAAGTCGCCCTCCATCTACGAAGCCCCTGCAGGGACGAGGCCGTCGGATGCAACCCAAGCACAACTCAGCCTCAGCTTTGACACCAGCGAGTTATCCGTTCGTTCAACAGACACCACTTTAGAATTTTATGATGCTCCTCTTCCGCATACCTCGGAGGCCCAGGACGTGAAAGAGGTGCATACAGCGGCAGAGATGGAAGATCAGGTGGTGACGGTGAACATCAAAGGCCTAGCTGAAAATATGCAACCACCAGAAAGTACCTCAGCCCCCGCTGAGCAAACCCCTCTCCTCCTACTGACATCTGAGGATatagaggggggggaagaggaggaggaggaggaggtggaggagaatgAAACCATTGAGGACGTGATTGAGATTGGTCTTGAAGAGGAGAATAAGAATGAAGAACATGTTCAGTCTGAAGAGCCGGATGAGCTTCAGTCAATTGAAGATGCTGCAACGCTTCCCCAGGTGGAGATTTCTATTCCCCATCAAG TTTGTAACCAGGTATCTGAGACCACAGACTATCAGACGGGTCCTGAAGTCGAATCACCGGATTTCCGAGTTGGACAGGATGTCCAGACAGAAGCCACTGAAGCCACTGAAGCCACAAAATTCACGGAGTATCTGGAAATATCTGCAGCGCCTGAACCCACAAATGAACCGGAAGAGGATCTGGAGCAATCAACAG ATCTGACCGAGTTTGTGCAGAGACATTTGTTCGGCAACGATTTCTCACTGACCCGCTCAGGGATCCACAACACGTCGCAGACCCAAACGTCCTTCAACAA TGAGTCGCAAGGTGAGGTTGAAGAGGAGGTGCAGGCCGGTGTCGAAGCTCCAACAGTGTCCACCAACCCAATATCTACGGCCTCTGTGACCTCCTCTGAGCCAACTGGCACAGACTCCCACT CGGTTGTGAGTGTAAACGATAGTGAAGAGCTTTCTAGCCCtgtgtcagaggaggaggaggaggatgaggagtctGATcaagctgaagaggaggaggaggacgatgaagaggaggaggacaatgacgaagaagaggaggattcTGGTAGTGAGGTGGAGATCATTGAAGAGGTCCAGGGTAATGGGAGACTTCCACCCCTCCAGCCCGGTTCAGCCTTTGAACAGGGACACACCCACTTTCTGCCAAGTCTATCAGAGCAGGAGGCTGCGGAGTTCTCTCTGATATCACCTGGGTTAGAGATGAAG ATGGTAGAGGAGGACATGGGTCAGGTGGTGATGGTGAGGCTCGGGGCGGATGAAGAAGGGATGGAGGTCGGTGATGATGAAGATCAAGGATCATCATACTTGGAGCTGAAACCCTCGACTACTCTACTCGTACCCCTTGAGCTTGTGGAGGGAGAGGCTGGCCTTCTTGAAAGTTCTCAGCTGGGTCCTCCTGAGTTTCAGCAAGCCATTGGGCCAGATGACCCGAGGTCAGAAACCCCCAGCGGCTTTTCTCTGATGCTGGATTTAGACGAGGACCGGGATGAAGAGGCAGACACGCTGCCTATGGAGAATGAGCTGCCGTCCTCCAGCCCTCCCATCCTTTCCCCAGCAGTAGAGGCCATGGACGACCTTGAGGACAAATCTGAGGTTAATCTTTTGGAAACTGATGATCAGGATCCTCCTCAGTCTGGAGAAGTACCAGAAGAGGACGAGAGGAAAGAGATGGCCACTGTGGATGGAATTGAGGTAGATGGGATAACTGAGTCAGAACTGTTTGACGTTCCAACTGAAAACACCAAAGCCAACCATGAAGCAGAAGATGCTAAAGAGCCGAGTGATGCACAGTTTGTAAGGTTTGTTGAAGTCCATGAACCTGCAGGTCTCTCAGTCACTGAGCCCACTCCGCTGGGAGAAGTCCCAGCAGTAATGTTGGCTGAAGATCAAGAACCTGACGCTCTCACACTCTCTGAACCAAGTCCAGGCGAAGAAGTCTCTGCAGTATTATTGGCTCACGACTGTGAACCTGaattttttttggtctctggACCAAATGCAGATCAACAACTCCCAACAGAAGTGTTTGCTGAAGATCATGAACCTGAAGATGTGTCCCTGTCTGCAACAAGTCCAGTGGGAGAACTCCCAGAAGAAGTGTTGGCCGAAGATCATGAACCTGAAGGTGTGTCACTCTCTGAAACAACTCCAGTCGGGGAAGTCGCCGCATTACTGTTGGCTGACGTTCAAGAACCTGAAGTTCCTTTGGTCTCTGGGCCCACTCCGATAGGAGCGCTCCATGCAGTGGTGGATGAAGAAGATGCTCCTGCAGGGAAAGATGCTGCAGATGAGGACGACAACAAACCACCACCACCTACTGTGGACCAGGAAGAAACTGAAGCGAACGGGAATGTTGATATGGACACAGATAAAGCCCCCAGCACAGAGACAGCCACAGTCGTGGAGGACAAGCAGCAGGACAATAAAGCTTTAGCGGGGACCGAAGAAGATGTCGGGGAAGAAACTAAGATGGAGAATAAAACAAGAAGAACCACCAGGGGAAGACAGAGTAAAGATACAGATGTTAAAGAGGAGAAACTTGTGATGGAGGAACAGCCTGTGCCGGAGACGCCCACGTCTCAGAGAAAAAAGAGAGCCCCTCCCACCCCAACACGGAGGACCACGAGAGGGAGAACAGTCACGTTCATCTCCCCCCTCGCTGAGGAGCCCGAGGAGGATGGGACAAATGAGGAGTTAGGAACAAGCGCAATTTTACTCGCGTCTCCTAGTCGCACACCCAGAAAGCGTAAACAGAACAAAGAGACTAACGTCCAAGCGAGCACGCCTCGAAGAAGCGCCCGCAACGCTCCGCTACAGCTTCCTCAAGACCAGATCGAAGAGGATGACGCCATGGATCACGACACCGCAGTTGTATCAACCTCCAGGGCCTCCTCTCCAGCCAGACGACAGGTTTCCCACAGGGCCTCTACCAGGACCGGTCCAAGGACCCAGAGCGAAGACGACGAGGAACCAGAGGGCGAGGTCAAAGGTACAAAAGCCTCTCGACGAACGAGCTCCAGGACTCCCACACCGGCCAAACGCAGGACCACTCAGGGAGACACTCCGAGGAGGTCCAGCAGGAGACCATTAAGTACCAGCGAGGCAAAGCCAACGACATTAGAGAtgttggaagaggaggagaaacaggaggaggaCTTTGCTTCCCCCGTCAAACTTGACTCCAAGGAAAGCCGTACAGAACCCGCAGAGGCGCAGCCATCCGTgctagaggaggaagaggaggaggaaaggaaaaagccTGCCAGCCCCGGCAGGGCGACTCGACAGTCCAACCGGATCACCCTTAATGTTTATCCACAA AGTGCCAAGAAGATACGAGGAGAGACTACagtagaaaatgtaaaagaaagcaGCGTTTTACTTCAACCAGAACTCGACAGCAGCAACTCCCGTCGGCCGACTCGAAGCAAACTCTGGGATCACCCGGAGGAAGAGCATCCCTTACTGGATTCACCATTGGAGGTGGATTCTGAAACCCCTGTCGCTGACGCCCTCATCAAGAGACTTCAGGATGAGGAAGCGAAAGAGGAAG GAGGACTAGTCCTCACAAAGATGCTGAGAACCAGCAAGAGGAGTACAAAGTCGTCAGTGGGGGAGGTTCACTCGCTGCTTCCTCTGAAGGACGACCTTGACCCTGAACCCGAAGAGTCGAGCCCAGGCGAGCATTCGTTCATCTACTCCCCCTCGCGAAGGAAAACCAGAG CTAACAGAGCAGAATCTCCTTTCCCGAGTGAAGAGTCCACGGCACCAGTGACCCGCAGCAGGAGAAGAGTCGGCAAAGagtcttctgctgctcctcat caGGAAATTGCTTCAGAAGAGGATCTTGTAGAAGTGGAGAAAGCACAAGGTGTTTCTAAGACCAGCAAAGCGGGCAAAAGAGCAGCAAA ATCCAAAGCGGTTTTGGAGCCGCCTCCCGTTGCAGAGGTGCACCTGATCTCACCTCTGCCCAGCCCAGCCGAGCCCATCCCGCGCGCGCTGAAGAGGATTATAGAGGGAGAGGCCCCGACCTCCAGCATGAACCTGCGACGCAAGCGCGTAATGGACACCGTTTTAAAAAAACCTGTGACCCGGAGGAAGAAACTTTAA